A genome region from Thiovulum sp. ES includes the following:
- a CDS encoding signal transduction histidine kinase (PFAM: Histidine kinase-, DNA gyrase B-, and HSP90-like ATPase; Response regulator receiver domain) — protein MNNIIYIADDDKNLLNLYSSIFSSEESDELDFFSDETDSEEFSIKLFEDGYFLVEEFEKAYQRGEKIPIVILDMRMPKMSGFETAKKVRDIDENVIVIIITAYSDVSMSEIRFQLKNGIYYFKKPFNEDELYSLVDSALKQWNHLQEIIQLKDALNKNNIFLEDRVKEEVEKSRDKDRIIARQQRLSYIGEVLSSVAHHWRQPLNQLTLLIEDLNDGYKYGDLNQEYFEKNSEDMVKIVNYMSKTIDNFRDFFAPNEQETIFPVAEAIENALELYDLSIKHDSINIELDVDSNLKIKGFVNEFSRVVVSLVENSHDAILRNNIELPKIKISVTQKNDLVNVKIIDNAGGVSEEFIEKVFDPYSTIKNQTKGTGLGLFFCKVVVESHMNGNIGIENFENGIAVEMSFMEQKD, from the coding sequence ATGAACAATATAATCTATATTGCAGACGATGACAAAAATTTACTAAATCTCTACTCTTCTATTTTCAGTTCAGAAGAGAGCGATGAACTAGATTTTTTCTCAGATGAAACAGATAGTGAAGAGTTTTCTATCAAACTTTTTGAAGATGGATATTTTCTTGTAGAAGAGTTTGAAAAAGCCTATCAGCGAGGTGAAAAAATTCCAATTGTTATTCTTGATATGCGAATGCCTAAAATGAGTGGTTTTGAAACTGCTAAAAAAGTTCGTGATATTGATGAAAATGTGATTGTTATTATCATTACTGCTTATTCGGATGTCTCAATGTCAGAAATCCGTTTTCAATTAAAAAATGGAATATACTATTTCAAAAAACCTTTTAATGAAGATGAGCTATATTCTCTTGTTGATTCAGCTCTAAAACAATGGAATCATTTGCAGGAAATTATTCAGTTAAAAGATGCACTTAACAAAAATAATATATTTCTTGAAGATAGGGTAAAAGAGGAAGTTGAGAAGAGTCGAGACAAAGATAGAATTATTGCACGACAACAGAGACTCTCTTATATTGGTGAAGTTCTTTCAAGTGTTGCTCACCATTGGAGACAACCATTAAATCAGCTCACTCTCCTTATTGAAGATTTAAATGATGGCTATAAATATGGTGATTTAAATCAAGAATATTTTGAGAAAAACAGTGAAGATATGGTTAAAATTGTAAATTACATGTCAAAAACAATTGATAATTTTAGGGACTTTTTTGCACCAAATGAACAAGAGACAATATTTCCTGTTGCGGAAGCGATTGAAAATGCTTTAGAACTCTACGATTTATCAATCAAGCATGACTCAATAAATATTGAACTTGATGTTGATTCAAATTTAAAAATCAAGGGTTTTGTCAATGAATTTAGCAGGGTTGTTGTTTCACTTGTTGAAAATTCGCATGATGCAATTTTGAGAAACAATATTGAGTTACCAAAAATCAAAATTTCTGTAACTCAAAAAAACGATCTTGTCAATGTGAAAATTATCGATAATGCTGGAGGTGTCTCCGAAGAATTTATTGAAAAAGTTTTTGATCCATATTCGACTATTAAAAATCAGACAAAAGGAACAGGTCTCGGTCTATTCTTTTGTAAAGTTGTTGTTGAGAGTCATATGAATGGAAATATTGGAATAGAAAATTTTGAAAACGGTATCGCGGTAGAAATGAGTTTTATGGAGCAGAAAGATTGA
- a CDS encoding family 3 adenylate cyclase (PFAM: Adenylate and Guanylate cyclase catalytic domain; CHASE2 domain): MLGKLLRIIAFTFGISVLVIGTYILFPQYHTPFENKVKDLFFTYRGTVDPKNPIYIIDIDEQSLDHFGQYPWERTILAEVLQKLTEAGIAVVGLDVMFPEEDRTSPHKFAEKFGIDGNFANYDEVFGNVVAQTPTVLGYTFNLNEKEFQLKDVPMIPATFIEEGVDESNDFMITSQDIILNIPTIQENSYTSGFFNNTPDQSGVIRTVPLVIKYDDEIFSSLALEMYRLVNQAEEVGIHYNVNGIAGLTVGEKFIPTDRYGRLTLNFRGPGRTFEYISILDIYNGDFDKEKMQGAICLVGTSAAGLLDIRITPLDSVYPGVETHATAIDNLMAGDFLYKPSWVEGFDVIAMFVLILVLSTLFILVPANYVLIILPFIVLGTAYEIYRQMFEEGIMISAMFPFIAIGVTTVVLMIINLFLEQNQKKLIKGKFAAKVSPAVMEDLINNPDGNIMVGHSREITVMFSDVRNFTNISESMPDAKTLIEFLNEYMDPMTEIIMKYEGTVDKFIGDAIMAYWNAPVDVENHVDKAVVATLEQLHACDWINEKIKQDPRFIATCKMAAGMGKDPIEIGIGLNTGEAVVGEMGSSGRSDYTAIGDPINLGARLESLCKYYNSKCNISNFTKERLDDNKYIYRFLDLVTVKGKSEPIEIWQIHDFEGGLDGKGKYMFGVSRERLQEELDQYHHAIDLYKNAKFSEALEVFKDVNSWEDKTNVNVYNMYIERCEHYIEVPPEDFDGVFKHTTKG, encoded by the coding sequence ATGCTAGGAAAACTTCTTCGTATTATCGCTTTTACATTTGGGATTAGTGTTCTTGTGATTGGGACTTACATCCTTTTTCCGCAATATCACACACCATTTGAAAACAAAGTTAAAGATTTATTCTTCACATATCGGGGAACGGTTGATCCAAAAAACCCGATTTACATTATTGACATTGATGAGCAGAGTTTAGACCATTTTGGGCAATATCCTTGGGAACGAACTATTCTTGCCGAAGTTCTTCAAAAACTTACTGAAGCAGGAATTGCTGTTGTCGGACTCGATGTTATGTTTCCAGAAGAAGACCGAACTTCTCCGCATAAATTTGCCGAAAAGTTTGGTATCGATGGAAACTTTGCAAATTACGATGAGGTCTTTGGAAATGTTGTCGCACAAACTCCAACTGTTCTCGGCTACACATTTAATTTAAATGAGAAAGAGTTTCAGTTAAAAGATGTTCCAATGATTCCTGCAACTTTTATCGAGGAAGGTGTTGATGAAAGTAATGATTTTATGATCACTTCTCAAGATATTATTTTAAATATTCCAACAATTCAAGAGAACTCTTACACAAGTGGATTTTTCAACAATACACCAGATCAATCTGGAGTTATCCGAACTGTTCCACTTGTTATAAAGTATGATGATGAAATTTTCTCATCTCTTGCTCTTGAGATGTATAGACTTGTAAATCAAGCTGAAGAGGTTGGAATTCATTACAATGTAAACGGAATCGCTGGTTTAACAGTTGGTGAAAAGTTTATTCCAACAGATAGATATGGAAGACTCACTTTAAACTTCCGAGGTCCAGGAAGAACTTTTGAATATATCTCAATATTAGATATTTACAATGGAGATTTTGACAAAGAAAAAATGCAAGGTGCAATTTGTTTAGTTGGTACTTCAGCAGCGGGACTTCTTGATATTCGGATCACTCCTCTCGATAGTGTCTATCCTGGAGTTGAGACTCATGCAACTGCAATTGACAACTTAATGGCAGGTGATTTTCTTTATAAGCCAAGTTGGGTTGAAGGTTTTGATGTTATTGCAATGTTTGTACTAATTCTAGTTTTAAGCACTCTATTTATTCTAGTTCCTGCGAATTATGTTCTTATTATTTTGCCTTTTATAGTTCTTGGAACAGCCTATGAGATTTATAGACAAATGTTTGAAGAAGGAATTATGATTAGTGCAATGTTCCCATTTATTGCAATTGGTGTAACAACTGTTGTATTGATGATTATAAATCTTTTCCTTGAGCAGAATCAAAAGAAATTGATTAAGGGAAAATTTGCAGCAAAAGTTTCACCTGCTGTTATGGAAGACCTCATTAATAATCCTGATGGAAATATTATGGTTGGGCATAGTAGAGAAATTACGGTTATGTTCTCTGATGTCCGTAACTTTACAAATATTTCTGAGTCAATGCCAGATGCAAAAACACTGATTGAGTTCCTAAATGAATACATGGATCCAATGACTGAAATCATTATGAAATATGAAGGAACTGTTGATAAATTTATTGGTGATGCAATCATGGCTTATTGGAATGCTCCAGTTGATGTAGAAAATCATGTTGATAAAGCCGTTGTTGCAACATTAGAACAACTTCATGCTTGTGATTGGATTAATGAAAAAATCAAACAAGACCCTCGATTTATAGCGACTTGTAAAATGGCAGCAGGAATGGGGAAAGATCCAATTGAAATTGGTATTGGTCTAAATACTGGTGAAGCTGTTGTAGGTGAAATGGGTTCATCTGGACGAAGCGACTATACGGCAATTGGAGACCCAATTAACCTCGGTGCAAGACTTGAATCTCTTTGTAAATACTATAACTCAAAATGTAATATTTCAAACTTCACAAAAGAACGATTAGATGATAATAAATATATTTATCGTTTCCTTGATTTAGTTACTGTTAAAGGAAAAAGCGAACCTATTGAAATTTGGCAAATTCACGATTTTGAAGGTGGTTTAGATGGAAAAGGTAAGTATATGTTTGGTGTTTCTCGAGAAAGATTACAAGAAGAATTAGATCAATATCATCATGCAATCGATCTTTACAAAAATGCAAAATTTTCTGAAGCTCTTGAAGTTTTCAAAGATGTAAATTCTTGGGAAGATAAAACAAATGTGAATGTTTATAACATGTATATTGAAAGATGTGAGCATTACATTGAAGTTCCACCTGAAGACTTTGACGGTGTATTTAAACATACAACAAAAGGTTAA
- a CDS encoding crossover junction endodeoxyribonuclease RuvC (PFAM: Crossover junction endodeoxyribonuclease RuvC~TIGRFAM: crossover junction endodeoxyribonuclease RuvC), whose product MGKRVLGIDPGTIKSGFGIVEFQTGKYIPIDGGLIRFSSTDLQIILVEMANELDSILEKNSIDEVAIETVFFAKNPKSIIKLSQFRGALLLYFLQKGFKIWEYSPLEIKQSVTGNGKATKEQVNFMVKKLLGIHGEMKPFDISDSFAVAITQIQRG is encoded by the coding sequence TTGGGAAAAAGAGTTTTAGGCATTGACCCTGGAACAATAAAAAGTGGATTTGGAATTGTTGAGTTTCAAACTGGGAAATATATTCCAATTGACGGCGGGTTAATTCGTTTCTCATCAACTGACTTACAAATAATTTTAGTTGAAATGGCAAATGAACTTGACTCCATTTTAGAAAAAAACAGTATTGATGAGGTCGCAATTGAAACAGTTTTTTTTGCTAAAAATCCAAAATCTATTATTAAACTATCTCAATTTCGTGGTGCTTTACTCCTCTATTTTCTGCAAAAAGGTTTCAAAATTTGGGAATATTCTCCGCTTGAAATCAAGCAATCTGTAACAGGAAATGGAAAAGCAACAAAAGAGCAAGTAAATTTTATGGTAAAAAAACTTTTGGGAATTCATGGAGAAATGAAGCCCTTTGATATTAGTGATTCTTTTGCGGTCGCAATTACACAAATTCAGAGAGGTTGA
- a CDS encoding ribosomal protein S15 (PFAM: Ribosomal protein S15~TIGRFAM: ribosomal protein S15, bacterial/organelle), giving the protein MALELEQKSQIISEFARQNGDTGSPEVQIAIFSKRISQLTEHLKDNHKDHSSRLGLLKLVGKRKRLMRYLKKSNRESYNKLVADLGIRDNI; this is encoded by the coding sequence ATGGCTTTAGAATTGGAACAAAAGAGTCAAATTATCTCTGAATTTGCTAGACAAAATGGTGATACGGGTTCTCCAGAAGTTCAAATCGCAATTTTTTCAAAGAGAATTTCTCAACTTACAGAACACTTAAAAGATAATCATAAAGATCACTCTTCAAGACTTGGTTTATTAAAACTTGTTGGTAAAAGAAAAAGACTTATGAGATACCTTAAAAAGAGCAACAGAGAGAGTTATAACAAACTTGTTGCTGATTTAGGTATCAGAGATAATATTTAA
- a CDS encoding Na+/H+ antiporter NhaD-like permease (PFAM: Citrate transporter) — translation MSSEWVDLSTTAFGFIMLGFFVVGYFFIATEEQFKIDKAKPALFLGTSMFIFIGFYYHFNGYSMGPLEHEIDHLILEIAEIFFFLYVAMTFIEALVDRKVFDVLKHNLISKGYTYRQLFWVTGFIAFFLSPVADNLTTALILSTVLITLEKERKDFLVPGAINIVVAANAGGAWSPFGDITTLMAWTAGKGAFVDFMFLFPASILGWLATAFILSKFVPQEKPKPLGNEEIPTILPGGKKIIYLGVFTIATAVLGKQLFHLPPMWGMLFGLSILKLYSYSLKEVSKEANSPDIFHAISKIEHNTLIFFVGILGAVGALHFLGFLNLAVQLYDMYSPTAVNIGVGVLSAIVDNVPVMSAVLKANPEIGLDQWMLVTLTAGVGGSLISFGSAAGVGVMGRMHGIYTFGSHMKYAWTVAIGYIVSVSVWYLQFEVLHLYMPHAVAGATGTPAH, via the coding sequence ATGTCTTCAGAATGGGTAGATTTATCAACCACTGCCTTTGGCTTTATAATGCTAGGTTTTTTTGTTGTTGGATATTTCTTTATCGCAACAGAAGAGCAATTTAAGATTGACAAAGCCAAACCCGCTCTATTTTTAGGAACAAGTATGTTCATCTTTATCGGTTTCTATTACCATTTCAACGGTTATTCAATGGGACCACTTGAACATGAAATCGATCATCTAATTTTAGAAATTGCGGAAATTTTCTTCTTCCTGTATGTTGCAATGACATTTATCGAAGCTCTTGTTGATAGAAAAGTTTTTGATGTTTTAAAACATAATCTTATCTCAAAAGGTTACACTTATCGACAACTATTTTGGGTAACAGGTTTTATCGCTTTCTTCCTATCTCCAGTTGCAGACAATTTAACAACTGCTCTAATTCTTTCAACTGTTCTTATTACACTTGAAAAAGAGAGAAAAGATTTCCTTGTTCCAGGTGCAATTAATATCGTAGTTGCTGCAAATGCTGGTGGAGCTTGGTCGCCATTTGGTGATATTACAACTCTTATGGCTTGGACTGCTGGAAAAGGTGCTTTTGTAGATTTCATGTTCCTATTCCCTGCTTCAATTCTTGGTTGGTTAGCTACTGCATTTATTCTCTCTAAATTTGTTCCTCAAGAGAAACCAAAACCACTTGGTAATGAAGAAATTCCAACAATCCTACCTGGTGGAAAGAAAATTATCTATTTAGGTGTATTCACAATCGCTACTGCTGTTCTTGGAAAACAACTTTTCCACTTACCTCCAATGTGGGGAATGCTATTTGGTCTTTCAATTCTTAAACTCTACTCTTATTCACTTAAAGAGGTTTCAAAAGAGGCGAACTCTCCAGATATTTTCCATGCAATCTCTAAAATTGAACACAACACACTGATTTTCTTTGTTGGTATTCTTGGTGCTGTTGGTGCTTTACACTTCCTTGGATTCCTAAACTTGGCGGTTCAACTTTATGACATGTATTCGCCAACTGCGGTAAATATTGGTGTTGGTGTTCTTTCTGCAATTGTTGATAATGTTCCTGTTATGAGTGCTGTTCTAAAAGCAAATCCTGAGATTGGTCTTGATCAATGGATGCTTGTTACACTTACTGCTGGAGTTGGTGGAAGTTTAATTTCATTCGGTTCTGCTGCGGGTGTTGGTGTAATGGGAAGAATGCACGGAATTTATACTTTTGGATCACATATGAAATATGCTTGGACAGTCGCTATTGGTTATATCGTTAGTGTTTCTGTTTGGTATCTTCAATTTGAAGTTCTCCACTTGTATATGCCACATGCTGTCGCTGGTGCAACAGGAACTCCTGCTCACTAA
- a CDS encoding exonuclease SbcD (PFAM: Calcineurin-like phosphoesterase~TIGRFAM: exonuclease SbcD), with translation MKIIHTSDWHLGQNLIRHSREKEHKEFLSWLLKTLQEKEIELLLISGDIFDTVTPPNSALTLYYDFLSETKKIESLKKVVVVAGNHDSIYNLSAPKQLLENLNIKVVASGENLDDEILHIPDFGIVCAVPYLRDGVLKKFKSGETSSERSTQIQNGLQKHYEELYKKAREISEDLPVIATGHLTTLRGEIGDGERNIYIGNLDGVPSEIFKDFDYVALGHLHKCQKVSEKIYYSGSPIPLTFKEAKNKQFVMFYNSGEIEKIEVPRFREIVSISTNLQNLDAELSKLEPESFVEVFILDEFGEYARNQISDISKNHDLHILSERFDYKKVEDENVEKEEKIVNLNTVKHEDIFLELFEKSERKDSLLQKYREIVEEIEI, from the coding sequence TTGAAAATTATTCACACTTCAGATTGGCATTTGGGTCAAAATCTTATTCGTCACTCTCGAGAAAAAGAGCATAAAGAGTTTTTATCTTGGCTTCTTAAAACTCTACAAGAGAAAGAGATAGAGCTTCTTCTAATTTCTGGTGATATTTTTGACACCGTAACACCTCCAAACAGTGCTTTAACACTCTATTACGATTTCCTTTCTGAGACTAAAAAAATAGAGAGTTTGAAAAAAGTTGTTGTTGTTGCGGGAAATCACGATTCAATTTACAACCTTTCCGCACCAAAACAGCTTTTAGAGAATTTAAATATAAAAGTTGTGGCAAGTGGCGAAAACTTGGACGATGAAATTTTGCATATTCCAGATTTTGGGATAGTTTGTGCAGTTCCGTATCTTCGCGATGGAGTTTTAAAAAAGTTCAAAAGCGGTGAGACCTCATCGGAAAGAAGCACACAAATTCAAAATGGACTTCAGAAACATTATGAGGAACTTTATAAAAAAGCGAGAGAGATTTCGGAAGATTTGCCAGTTATTGCAACTGGACACTTAACAACTCTACGAGGTGAGATCGGGGACGGAGAGCGAAATATCTATATCGGAAATCTTGATGGAGTCCCAAGTGAAATTTTTAAAGATTTTGATTATGTAGCACTTGGACATCTTCATAAATGTCAAAAGGTTTCTGAGAAAATATATTACAGCGGTTCGCCAATTCCACTCACTTTTAAAGAGGCAAAAAACAAGCAATTTGTTATGTTTTACAACAGTGGTGAGATTGAAAAAATTGAAGTTCCCCGTTTTCGTGAAATTGTCTCAATCTCAACAAATTTACAAAATCTTGATGCTGAACTCTCAAAATTAGAACCTGAAAGTTTTGTAGAGGTATTTATTTTAGATGAGTTTGGTGAATATGCTAGAAACCAGATTTCTGATATTTCTAAAAATCATGATTTGCATATTTTGTCAGAAAGATTCGATTACAAAAAAGTCGAAGATGAAAATGTTGAAAAAGAGGAGAAAATTGTAAATCTAAATACGGTTAAACATGAAGATATTTTTTTAGAGCTGTTTGAAAAGAGTGAAAGAAAGGATTCTTTGTTACAAAAATATAGAGAGATTGTCGAGGAGATAGAGATTTGA
- a CDS encoding ribosome-binding factor A (PFAM: Ribosome-binding factor A~TIGRFAM: ribosome-binding factor A), whose translation MKKSEQKIKVERTEAILLELIPEAISTLSDDRISGLAVVDVVCSRGRDDAKVYLDSAFVEENEKGRIVSQLSKARGVIERYCASEQGWFKSPKLSFEFDTLLQKESKIEELFKKIQKD comes from the coding sequence TTGAAAAAAAGTGAGCAAAAGATAAAAGTTGAAAGAACAGAGGCGATTCTTTTGGAACTAATTCCAGAAGCAATTTCAACTCTCTCAGATGACAGAATAAGCGGTTTGGCTGTTGTTGATGTTGTATGTTCTCGAGGTCGAGACGATGCAAAAGTGTATTTAGACAGTGCATTTGTCGAAGAGAATGAAAAAGGGAGGATTGTTTCACAACTCTCAAAAGCTCGTGGAGTAATTGAGAGATATTGTGCAAGTGAGCAAGGGTGGTTTAAATCACCAAAACTCTCTTTTGAGTTTGATACTCTTCTTCAAAAAGAGAGCAAAATAGAAGAACTATTTAAAAAAATCCAAAAAGATTAA
- a CDS encoding serine phosphatase RsbU, regulator of sigma subunit (PFAM: Response regulator receiver domain; Stage II sporulation protein E (SpoIIE)) → MKSLLAVAILLRKQENKKKLNNTIYIADDDKNLLNLYSSIFDSEEDELDFFSDEESSDEKFSIKLFEDGFFLVDEFKKIYEKGEEIPLVILDMRMPQMNGFETAKRVREIDKNTIVIIITAYHELSISEIRSELKTGIYYFKKPFNEDELYSLVDSALKQWNNFKELAELKNNLELKVEERTKELKKSKKLIEKAHQNIKDSINYASIIQKLILPNKTILSEYFSENFIFWKPKDIVGGDIYFIVELDSKEEVIVMVLDGAGHGVSGAFLTMLVKAIENQIVAEINSGFLEPSPAKILEEFNISLKTILEEGKSKIASIGFDGAVLYYNKSTNKCLFAGAKSDLIIVDKNGMCVINSDRKNVGFPRIKIDQKYTDQEIEVEKGIKMYLFTDGIVDQIGKNGKFGKSQLFSILSKKWSLDEVGEKVERAFFKHKSDFEQNDDVTILGIEF, encoded by the coding sequence ATGAAATCTCTGTTGGCAGTGGCTATTTTATTAAGAAAACAGGAGAATAAGAAAAAATTGAACAATACAATTTATATTGCTGATGATGACAAAAATTTATTAAATTTATACTCATCAATCTTTGATTCTGAAGAGGATGAATTAGATTTTTTTTCAGATGAAGAATCGAGCGATGAAAAATTTTCTATCAAACTCTTTGAAGACGGATTTTTTCTCGTAGATGAGTTTAAAAAAATATATGAAAAAGGGGAAGAAATTCCTCTTGTTATTCTTGATATGCGAATGCCTCAAATGAATGGTTTTGAAACAGCAAAAAGAGTTCGAGAAATTGATAAAAATACAATCGTAATAATTATTACAGCTTATCACGAACTCTCAATTTCAGAAATTCGTTCGGAACTAAAAACTGGAATCTATTATTTCAAAAAACCTTTCAATGAAGATGAACTCTATTCTCTTGTTGATTCCGCTTTAAAGCAGTGGAATAATTTTAAAGAGTTAGCTGAATTAAAAAATAATTTAGAATTAAAAGTTGAGGAACGAACAAAAGAGCTTAAGAAATCGAAAAAGTTAATTGAAAAAGCCCATCAAAATATAAAAGATAGTATAAATTATGCTTCAATTATTCAGAAATTGATTCTTCCAAACAAAACTATTTTAAGTGAGTATTTTTCTGAAAACTTTATTTTTTGGAAACCAAAAGATATTGTTGGCGGTGATATATATTTTATAGTTGAGTTGGATAGCAAAGAAGAAGTTATTGTTATGGTTTTGGATGGTGCTGGACACGGAGTTTCAGGAGCTTTTTTAACAATGCTTGTTAAGGCGATTGAAAATCAAATTGTTGCAGAGATAAATAGTGGTTTTTTAGAACCGAGTCCTGCAAAAATTTTAGAAGAGTTTAATATAAGTTTAAAAACTATTCTGGAAGAGGGAAAATCTAAAATCGCCTCTATCGGTTTTGACGGTGCTGTTTTATACTACAATAAATCTACAAATAAGTGTCTCTTTGCAGGTGCTAAATCGGACCTCATCATTGTTGATAAAAATGGTATGTGTGTGATAAATTCAGACCGAAAAAATGTCGGTTTTCCGCGAATTAAAATAGATCAAAAATATACAGATCAAGAAATTGAGGTTGAAAAAGGAATTAAGATGTATCTTTTCACGGATGGAATTGTTGATCAAATTGGAAAAAATGGTAAATTTGGCAAGAGCCAACTCTTCTCTATTCTCTCAAAAAAATGGAGTTTAGATGAGGTAGGAGAAAAAGTTGAGAGAGCTTTTTTTAAACATAAATCTGATTTTGAACAAAATGACGATGTAACTATTTTAGGAATTGAGTTTTAA